The genomic interval CTGCCAAGGCGGACGCACCCGGCTCAAAAATCCGACGAGGGGGTTGCTGTCTTTCCAGAGGTCAGTTACCTCCATTTGCAACGCTTTTTCAGCGGTTGGCATGGCTTCTTCATGCAGTTCGTCGGCAACCCGATCGGCTGATTCGGTAGTCATTAGATCGCGCATGACGCGAAAAACAACTTCAGTAAAGTCTCTAGCATCGTAGGGCTCAGCAAAGCCCCCTTCAACCATCACATACTCTAAAAAAGACCGATCTTTATCGGCGATCGCCAACCTAGAATCTTCTGTTTCAGTCGGGTCAAGCCCTTGAATTTCTCTCTCTGTAGTTTTATCTACCATGCTTACTTCCTCTATTGATTTACATCAATCTTTCTTTCAGTAAAGGTTAAGCAACTTAAAACTATTGCACTTCCCTCAGGGGTTCAAGTTTGATTAGGTCATCAGATAGATATCGTGAGCAATGTTGGGCGATCGCCACGGGAGTCTCCCTGTTGGGAGACAAAGGGAGGACAGTAGGATGGTTGGAGAAAGATCCTCGCGCTTTGGAATAGCGTTTGGCGAGGGTGAATGAGTTGCAGCAGGCGGCAGTTTCAGTTTTTGTAACCATCCTGAGCTAGCCACCGCCGTCGCGTAGGTTAGGGGCATAGCTTTGCGAGGGCCTGAGGATGGAACACCGCTGGAATGTTTGGTTACTGGGCGCAATTGCGGCAGGAGCTTTGCCCATGGCCCTTGCCGACCCAACTCAGGCCTGGGATCCGATTGCCCCCAACCCCAATGCCAATTCCGACGCCAGCCCCAACGCCACCCCTACAGAAAGTTCTATGCCACCGATCGTGCAGCGCCAGGCCTATGACCGCTACCTCCAGGTAATCGAGCGCACTCAGGCGATGGTAAGCGACCCCGTCGCTCGCCAGCTGGCCGAAGCGCTCAACCTAAACGTTCTCAATGTCACCTGGGAAGACACCGGGCGCTTTTACGGCTCCTCCGTTGGCCCCAATATCAGCGACATGACCATTCAGGTGCAGCAGGATCCCGTTAGCGGGCAGCACCAGCTGCACCTGATGCCGGTGATTCGCCATCCCAACTTTGCAGATATCAGCGCCGACATTCCCCTAGAGAGCTTCTTTCTACAGGTGGGCAACGAGAACGGCGAAGACCTGCGTCGGGTGGCACTGAGCGAGGTACTCGGCGATCTGCGGAGCTATCTCAGCACTCCAGATTCTTGGAGCGGGCGAGGGCGATCGCTCCTTGCCCCTAGGCGTGATAGCCATGTGCTGGTCAGTGCCCAGGCCTGTTTTTTGCCGATTCCCCAAGAGGGTATGGCCACATTTAACCCGGTGCTGTTTAACTATCAGTCGCGCCCCGGCGACCCGGCGGTGCTAACCATTCTCGCCACCCGCGAAGGCACCAGCGTCACCGTGATCGACAACCAGCGCGATGGCTTTGAGGCTGGGCAGACGTGGGGTCAGCGCCTCTTTTTCAACAAAAATGGCGAACGGGCTAGCTTTACGGGGCAACGCCTGAGCGATTTTCAAGCAGTGGAGAATCCAGACGGGCGACCTGGAGAAGTCGCTGAGGATGATACCGAGGGGCTAAATATGGTGCTGCTGATTCAGGTACCACTCAAACAGCGGGCACCAATGAGGCAATCATCCTTTGACAGTATGGCCCCCGCCCCTATGGCCGCCGCCCCCCTGATGGAATCCCGTGGCCCCAGCGATGTAGAAGCCGCCGTCATCGGCCATGGCGCGGTGGAAGGGCCGTTTACCGAGATTGACAACCTCGCCATTGAGCGCGACCCAGACTACCCGATTCGGGTCACGGTGCAGTTCTACAAAGCCACCAGCAACGGCGTGGTGTCGGAGGCTGACATGGCCGAAATTCGCGAGCAGATCGACCGCGTCTATGCCGAAGCCGACTACGTAGGCAGTCTGGTGGTGGATGGCCCCAGCGATGGTCAAGGACCGGCCAGAGGCCAACGCCCCACCGAGCACGACGGCCCCAAAGATGAGCCTGCCGACTGGTGGCAGCGCTTCTGGGAATACCAGCGCAACTTCCTCAATCGCTAGAGTTTGGGGGCGTAGATCGCCTGCACAAAGCGATCGCGCCCCGCCAAATCCAGACATATTTGAATGTCGCGGTAGCCTCCCTGCGCTTCTAGCAAGGAGGCTACAGCCTCTCCCTGCCCCGTCATCATTTCTACTAGCCAAAGCCCCCCCGGCACCAAATATTTGGGAGCCTGGGCGGCAAGCAGGCGGAGATCATCCAGGCCATCATCGCCGCCATCCAAGGCACTGGCGGGTTCGTGGTTGATCACCTCGGGTTGAAGCGTCGGCAGCAGCGCCGAGGGAATATAGGGCGGGTTAGACACAATAGCGCTGAGCTGGCCTCGGTAGGACGTTAACGGTTCAAACCAAGATCCGTTGTAGAACGCGATGCAATTCTGTAAGCCTGCGCGGTCTGCGTTGCCCTGAGCGATCGCCAGCGCTTCAGCACTAAAATCTACCGCCAAGATGCGAGCCGACGGAAAGGTTTGGGCGAGACCCAAAGCAATCGCACCACTGCCGGTTCCCATATCGACCCAAATGCCTTGGGCCAGCTGATCTCTGAGGGGGCTACGGGCAATCGCAGCCTCGGCCAGATCAATTATTAGCTCGGTCTCAGGGCGAGGGATAAGCACCGCCGGAGACACGGTCAACATTAGGTCGCGCCAGGGAGTTTCGCCCACCAGGTATTGCACGGGGGTTCGCTCCGTAAGGCGCTGCTGCCAGCGACGCTCCAATTCGGCTAGAGAATAGCGGAGAGTGATCTGCGATCGCTGGTGCACCGTGCCCAACCGCAGCGACAGCCGCTCCACATCCGCCACCGCCATCAGCAGCCAGTCCACTTCGTCAGCGTCAACTCCCGCCGCCTGAGCCTCTGCCAACGCCTTTTCGCGCCAGGCCCACAATTCCGCTCCCGTCGCAGCGCGATCGCTAGCTGTCATAGCCGCCATCTTCCCTAAACCGTGGGTCACACAAATCTCCTTGCACTAGCCCAGGTAAATTTTGAAGCCCCACGCTACCTTGCCAAAATCGCCGATCTAAAATTCTTGAAAGCAAAGCGAGTCTGCCCCTACAACCCATCCACCCCCTACCCCCTCACCCATCCACTCCCCTAACGCGTCCACCGCACCTTAGACCCGCGCGCATCCAAATGCACCAGCGCCGGGAACTGGCTGTAACGCCCCAGCCCCCCTGGCCACCAAGGATCCAGCGCCCAATAGATCTGGTTGCCCGTGAGCCCCATGCAATAGAAGTCGATGGCGTCGCCCACGATGTGGCGACTGTCGGAGGCACCACCTACCCGACTGTCGATCTCAGCGGGGCGATACCAGCTGGTAATTAAGAAGGGGCGGCCAATGCGATCGCGGGCCTGCTGGGCCAGAACGGCGATACGCACGATGGCCTCTACCGTGGCCTGGTTAGAAGGCATGCGGACACCGCCACGGGTGGCTTCCGACCAGGTAAAGTTGCCGTTAGGCACAATGCTGGCGTCCAGCTGAATATTGTTGGGCGTCCACTGAGCAGGGCGCGGTGGCGGCGGGGCAGGCACCGGGGCGGGCATGGCCTCGGGTGACGAGGGGGCGGCGCGCTCCAGCCGCCGCAGATCCTCAAACAGCGACTGAATCGCGGGAATCCGCCCCTCTAGCCGCCGCCACAGCTGTACTAGACGAATTAACGCCTCCCGCTGGTCTTCGGTGGGGGTGTAGGTGGTGGGGATATTGGCCGCAAAGTCGAGCAGGGCGCGATCGAGGGTGCGGGCGGTCGTGACCAGGGCCGCTGGGTTGTCGGTGTTTTGCGCCAGGTCATCGGGATTGACTCCCAGCTGCTGAATAGCGGTGGTACGTGAGTCGAGGTTAAACCAGCGGCGATAGCCGTCGGTTAGCGCAAAACGCAGATCGCCTTGACCGTTGTAGAGACTGGGTATTTTTTGCACAAAGGCGAGCAGCGCTGAGTCAAGGGTCTCTAGGTTCGTTTCATGGGCAAAGGGATCGTTGGTGAGCAGCCAGGCGATCGCCTCTTCCCGCGCATCCATCGCCCGCCACAGCTGCACCAGGCGAATCAGTGCCTCGCGCTGGTTGGGATAGCCCGCGTAGTAGCGGCCCACCGACTGCATAAAGGCCACCAGCGCATTGTCCAAAGCCGCTTCATCGGGCACCTGGCCAACTACCGGCACGTTCAACACGTCGTACACCGCCGCCGCCGTGTTGAGCTGTCGCCACAGCCGCACCGCCTCAACCATGGCCTGCCGCTGAAAGTCGAGCCGTCCATAGTTGGGCGGCACCCGTTCAGCAAAGGCCAGCAGGGCCGAGTCGAGCTGGCTCACATTCTGGGGCAGCTGCGCCCCGCTGTAGCCGGTGCTGATGTCTTCGAGGTAAGCCTGGAGCAGGGCGGCGGCATCGCTGGGCTCAAGCTGGGCGGCATCGCGATCGCCCTCTGCTGGCGTAAAGCCGTTCGCTACCGCTTGCAGAAAGCGATCGCTGTAGCGCCCCACGCTGACATCCCAAATGTCGGCCCCGCTCCAGCCCTGCTCAATGAGGCCGTTGGTAAGACTGCGCAAGGTATTGGCCGCGTAATGGACCTGGGCTGCGAAGGTATCGACCTCACCCATGTCCACCTGGTTCACCGGAGCAATGCCCAGGCCGGTTTCGCCGTCGGTGAGCTGGGGCTGATTGTGCACGGCGTAGAGGGCAGCCAAAATGGGCTTGTGCACCCCCGCTCGCTCCCCTTCCAATAGATAGTAATAGTTGCGCTGATCGGGTGCTAACGTGCTCATAGCGTGCATTAAGCCACAATGACCTGTCCACAGTAACCACAAAGTGTAAACTCGATGGGCGAAGTTCAACCATTACCCAGCCACGGGTTTTCACCCCGACCCCAGCTGCTAGCCACCGACATGGATGGCACCCTCACCCGCCAGGGCAAGTTTACCCCCGCCCTACTACAAGGGCTAGAACAGCTCCAGGGTTTAGGTCTGCCGGTGATGATTGTCACCGGGCGATCGGCAGGATGGGTGAATGGCCTCGCCCACTATCTCCCCGTAGTTGGGGCCATGGCCGAAAACGGCGGCATCTACTTTCCTCACAACGGTCCGCCAGAGCCATTAGTTGAAATTCCCAACCTGGTTGCCCACCGCCAGCTGCTGCAAAAGGCCTTTACTCAACTGCAGTGGCGGTGGCCTAAGCTGCGCGAGTCAGACGACAATCGCTTTCGTCTCACCGACTGGACGTTTGACATTGAGGGCCTAACCCAGGCCGATTTAGATGAAATGGCAGAGCTGTGCCAATCGCTGGCCTGGGGGTTTACCTACAGCACCGTGCAGTGCCACCTGTTTACGCTGGGCCAGTCTAAGGCGGCGGGCTTGCAACGGGTGCTTGAGCGCTACTTCGCACCGATCGCCGCCGCTGAGGTCTTGACCGTGGGCGACAGTCCCAACGACGAGAGCATGTTTAACCCAGCCCTGTTTCCCCAGTCGGTGGGGGTGGCCAATGTGGTCGAATACTGGCCTCGGCTTACCTATCACCCCGCCTACGTCACCCAAGCCACCGAGGTGGCCGGGTTTTTAGAACTCGTAGAAGCTTTAGTGCAGAATTTTTAGAATTGGTTTGGAACGACCAGTTTTGTAACAAAAAAAGACGTTGTTTTCTATTGCTGACAACCAGCTCCCATAACATTGTCAGACATAAAATATTTTTGAAGTTTTAACCCTAAGGGCAGGCAGTACTTTTACCATGCCAGACAATGGGCCGAGTATTCTGCCAGCTACTCTGCTCTACTTAGCCAAGGCACTCTGCCCTAAAGTGTTTCATTTTGTTGAAATCAAAAAACAATCTGAATATCTAGACCATCTAGGACAGTAGGGGAGATTGTAGTAGTCGGCAGGATAGGGCAATTTTGTAGAAAATATAGGTAGAACCAGGCCGTTTAGACTAAATTGACGCTCCTTGTAATTCCTTTGAAGCTGGGGGTTATGTCACGGAACTGCCCCTTTGCTACTACCTAGAGCCTGTTTACATCGACTGCGCGCTTGCCCCTCCGAGGAACAACTTCATCGCCTCGCGCTCTCTGAGCCTGACGCAAAATTTGACTACCTCTGATCCCGTTTCACTAGCGCTAGGGTTGGGATCTTTTTTTATCGTCATTCTCCCGTTTCCTGCCTGCGTTTTTGTTGTTTAAGGCCATTCCCCTCGTAACTCCCTATGACCATTGCAGCACCCAAAGACAATTCTGTAGCCGCTCCCTTAGATGCTGCCCCTCTAGGGCTTAAGGTAGGCATTCCGAAGGAGGTGTTTGCGGGCGAACAGCGGGTCGCCGCCACCCCCGAAACCGCTAAAAAACTGCAAAAGCTAGGCTTTGAGGTCTTGGTTGAAACCCAGGCCGGAGCCGGGGCCAGCTTTACTGACAGCGCCTACGAAGCCGCTGGCTGCACGGTAGTGGCCGATGCCATCAGCCTGTGGGAAGCCGCCGATGTCGTGCTGAAGGTGCGATCGCCCCAGCACCATCCCGCCCTCGATCGCCACGAGGCCACCCTGCTCAAGCCCGAGCAAACCCTAGTCAGCTTTATCTGGCCCGCCCAAAACCCCGAGCTGCTGACCCAGCTAGCCGACCAGGGCGGCACTGTCCTAGCGATGGATTCGGTCCCCCGCATTTCTCGAGCCCAAAAGCTCGATGCCCTCAGCTCGATGGCCAACATCGGCGGCTACCGAGCGGTGATCGAGGCCGCCAGCCACTTTGGCCGCTGCTTTACCGGCCAGATCACCGCCGCGGGCAAAATGCCCCCGGCCAAGGTGATGGTGATTGGGGTTGGCGTGGCTGGGCTGGCCGCGATCGGGGCTGCCAAGAGTTTGGGGGCGATCGTTAAAGCCTTTGACACCCGCCTGGTGGTCAAAGAGCAGGTGCAAAGCCTGGGCGCAGAGTTTCTCGAGCTGCACTTCGAAGAAGACGGCAGCGGCGAGGGCGGCTACGCCAAGGTGATGAGCCCAGCCTTTATCGCCGCCGAAATGGCCCTGTTTGCTCAACAGGCCAAAGATGTCGACATCATCATCACCACGGCGCTGATCCCCGGCAAACCAGCGCCGCTGCTGATCACCCAGGAGATGGTCGAGAGCATGAAGCCCGGCTCGGTAGTCGTAGACCTAGCTGCCGAGCAGGGGGGCAACTGCGAAGTCACCGAGCCCGGCCAGGTGATTACCCACAACGGCGTCACCATCATTGGCCTGACCGACCTGCCCAGCCGCATGGCCTCCCAGGCCAGCCAGCTCTACGGCAATAACCTGGTGCACCTGCTCAGCGACTTGGGCGGAGCCGAAAATTTCACCGTCAACATGGAAGACCAGGTGATTCGCGCCACCACCGTGATTCACAACGGCCAAGTGACCTGGCCCCCTCCCAAGGTAGAAGCCCCCGCTCCCAGCGTCTCCCCCACCTCCCCGACCTCCCCCACCGCTGAGGAAATTCCCGCTGCTAAGTCCTGGTTTAGTCAGCTGCTCTGGCCCGTGCTAATTGGCCTGGCCTGTGTGGCTATCGGCCTTTGGGCTCCCGCCTCGTTTATGACCCACCTGACGGTCTTTGTCCTCGCCAGCTTCCTTGGGTGGAAAGTGATTTGGGACGTGTCGCCCAGCCTACATACTCCCCTGATGAGCGTCACCAACGCCATCAGCGGCATCATCATCATCGGCGGCATGCTGCAAATTTCTAATAACATCGCCTCACCAATGACGATATTAGGGGCGATCGCCCTCTTCCTTGGCACCGTTAACATCGCCGGGGGCTTTATGGTGTCGCAGCGCATGCTGAACATGTTTCACAAGTAATTCTTTTTGAACTTTGCTTTTGAACTTTGAATTCAAAAGGCAAAATTGCCTACCCACGCATTCCCAAAGGATATGGAAAACAACCTCGTAACCACTGCTTACATCGTCGCCAGCGCTCTCTTCATCCTCAGTCTGGCGGGGCTGTCGCAGCCAGAAACCGCTAAGCGGGGCAACCTGCTGGGCATTCTCGGCATGGCGATCGCCTTTGGGGCCACGGCGCTGATTTGCCAGGGCTACCCCGTCCAGATTGGCTCCATCGGCCTCGGTGTGCTGGTGGGTGTGCTAGCCGCTGCCCGCGTAGCGATGACCGATATGCCCGAAATGGTGGCGCTGCTCAACAGCTTTGTGGGCCTGGCCGCTGTTCTAGTCGGCTTTGCCGAATACCTCCAGCCCAGTGCCGCGCTCACGGGCACGGATATTACCGTTCACCGGGTGGAAATCTATATTGGCGTGTTCATTGGCATCGTCACCTTTACCGGGTCGATGATTGCGGTGGCTAAGCTGCGAGGCTGGGTGCCCAGCCGGGCGGTGCTGCTGCCCGCGCGCCACGTATTCACGCTGGGAATGCTGGGGGCGATCGCAGTCCTCGTCGCACCCTTTCTCACCGCTACCGGCAGCCCAGGAATGTGGATTTTAGCGGCGATGACGGCGATTGCAGGCATCTTTGGCATCGTAATCGTGATGGCGATCGGCGGGGCCGATATGGCGGTAGTGATTTCACTGCTCAACAGCTATTCGGGTCTGGCCTCAGCGGCAGCGGGCTTTATGCTCAACAATGACCTGCTGATCATTACTGGGGCGCTGGTCGGCAGCAGCGGCGCCATTCTCAGCTACATCATGTGCAAAGGCATGAACCGCTCCTTCGTCAACGTGCTGCTGGGCGGCTTTGGAGAAACCGCTAGCTCCGGCAAGGCGGCTGCCCTAGAGGGCAGTGCCACTAGCACCACCACCGGCGAAGTCGTCGAACTGCTGGCCAACGCCCAGAGCGTAGTCATTGTCCCCGGCTACGGCATGGCCGTGGCCCAAGCCCAGCACCCCGTGGCGGAGATCACCCGCCTGCTCCGCGCCCAGGGCAAACAGGTGCGGTTCGGCATCCACCCCGTGGCGGGCCGCATGCCCGGCCACATGAACGTACTACTGGCCGAGGCCAACGTGCCCTACGATATCGTGCTGGAGATGGACGAAATCAATGACGACTTGTCCCACACCGATGTGGTGCTGGTGGTCGGTGCCAACGACACCGTTAACCCCAGCGCCAAAAATGACCCCAATAGCCCGATCGCCGGCATGCCCGTGATGGAAGTTTGGGAAGCCGATACCGTAGTAGTGCTCAAGCGCGGCATGTCGTCGGGCTATGCCGGAGTCGAGAATCCGCTGTTCTTTAACGACAACACGCTGATGCTGTTTGGCGATGCCAAAACCAACGTCAACGGCATTTTGGCTCAGCTCTCCACCTCAACAGCTCCCGCCCCGGCCCCTGCCCTCGCCGCAGCCTAAATCATGTTGGATGTGCTCGGTTTGCAGAGCGCGCATCCAATATGAACAACGTGGGCTAGTGACAGATAACCTCAATACAACCAGCACCCCAGGTCGTAGGATGGATCAGCACAGCAGGATCTATCCTATGACCTGGGAGTTTTGGTGAGTGGGTATGAAGTTTAAGCGCAGTACGGTAATACTGGTAGGGGTGGCCTTTCTGCTGGGGGCAGGGGTGCTGATTGCTGAGTCCCAGCGATCGCAGTCCCCCGACTCCACAGCCCAAACCGAGTCCACCGCGCCCATTCTCACCTTTGAAGAAGCCGACGTCGCCACCCTCACCGTCGATCGCGGCAATGAAACCCTGGTCTTTGAGCAGGGCGACGACGAGACCTGGCAGATGACAGCGCCCGACCAGGCTCTGGCTGAACCGGGGGCGATCGCTTTCCTCCTCAGCCGCCTGAATACCGACTCGCCCCTGCAAACCGTTACTATGCGAGCCGACCAGGCCACCGACTTTGGCTTTAACGCTCCCCTAGGCGTCGTCACCGTCACTCTCAAAGACGGCACCGAGCACGAGCTGATTTTGGGTGGCCCAGACTTCAGTGGCAGCGCCAACTATGCAGTAGTAGACCCCGATCCCTGGCCCCCCGCCGGGGAGTCAGAATACTCCGTGCTCGTCGTCACTCGCGATGTGGCCAACGGCATCAATCGCCCCCTGGCGGAGTGGAAGATGCCGGGAGAAACCCCAACTCCAAATCCGGGGGCCAGTTCAACCCCAGAGAGCAGCACACCAGCGGCAGCCCCGGCGCCCGCTCCAGCCCCCACTCCGACACCTGCGCCAACCCCCACTCCAGCACCCTCGACAAACGAGACTGCGCCTGCGCCAACTGGCAGCCCTGCGCCTGAAGCTACTAACTGATTGGCATTACGGGTGCTAGGCTAAGCCCACCGTTGCTTTCGCGCGGTCGATCAAGCGTTGAATCGCGTTGACTTAATGCTGCTGGGCAGTGCCCACGCTACGCCTGCCCCACAAACTTCCCAAAGCAACACACCCACTGACCTTGGGCTTCCATAACCTAACTACCCATCCACCCGCCCACTCATCCACCCCTCAATGTCTTCTCCCACCGCTATTTTGCTGTTTTCTTGCCCAGACCAAAAGGGTTTAGTGGCTAAGATTGCTAACTTCATCTACGCCAATGGCGGCAACATTCTCCACGCCGACCAGCACCGCGACCCTGAGGCGGGGTTGTTTTTGTCGCGCCTAGAGTGGGAGCTAGAGGGGTTTAATCTGCCGAGGGAAATCATTGGGGCAGCGTTTGGGGCGATCGCCCAACCCCTCGGCGCTACTTGGCAGCTCCACTTCTCCGACGCCGTGCCCCGTCTGTCGATTTGGGTCAGCCACCAAGATCACTGCCTGCTCGACCTGCTCTGGCGACACAAAGCTGGCGAGTTCAAGGCCGAAATTCCGCTGATCGTCAGCAATCATCCCCACCTCAAACCCGTCGCCGACCAGTTTGGCATTGCCTTTGAGCACTTGCCCATGACCAAAGACACCAAGGCTGAGCAAGAACAGCGCCAGCTAGAACTGCTCAAGGAATACAACATTGACCTAGTGGTGCTGGCCAAATACATGCAGGTGCTCAGCTCCGATTTCCTCAACCAGTACGATCGCGTCATCAACATTCACCACTCGTTTTTGCCCGCCTTTATGGGAGCCAACCCTTACCAACGCGCCTTTCGGCGGGGGGTGAAAATCATCGGAGCCACTGCCCACTACGTCACCTCCGACCTCGACGAAGGCCCGATCATCGAGCAAGATGTGGTGCGCATCAGCCACCGCGACGATGTGAAGGAGCTAATTCGCAAGGGCAAAGATGTGGAGCGCATTGTGCTGGCCCGCGCCGTGCGGCTGCACCTGCAAAACCGCACTCTGGTCTACGGCAACCGCACTGTAGTGTTTGCTTAATCGCGCCCTGTTGACTACTTAGGCTTCCTAAACTAGGGTTTTGCCTAGCTTTAGAAATCTCTCTCAGCCAAAGTATTGCCGATGCCTACCGTGCTTCAGGTCGGGCCTTACAGCTTTATCTTCTTCAGTTCCGATCGAGGTGAACCTGCTCACATCCACGTTAAGCGCGATCGCCAAATCGCCAAGTTTTGGCTAAGCCCAGTTACATTAGAGAAAAATCGTGGTTTCAAAGACTACGAACTCAACAAGATTGCCGAAATTGTCGAGGAAAACCAAGACATTCTTCTAGAGGCATGGCATGACTACTTTAGTTCTTGAAACTGAACCACTGGCTACTGCCGTAGTCATAGACCATGAAAAACTGGTGGTTGAGTTGGCCGATGGTCGCAGCCTAGCGATTCCCCTAGACTGGTACCCTCGGTTGCTGCATGGGTCTTCCCAAGAAAGAAACGACTGGCAACTGCTAGGTGATGGCTATGCCATTGAATGGCCGCAGCTAGATGAACATATTGGTACCGAGGGATTGCTGGCTGGAAGGCGCAGTAGCGAAAGTCAGCGATCGCTAGCCCGGTGGTTAGCAGCTCGCCAAGCTTGAATTGCTTGACTGGCCTGTCCTATCAATCTCGGCCGCCACTGAGCCAGAGTTGAATCTGATTCCAAATGGCATCGGGGCCGATGCCAAACAGGAAGTAGAGAGCCAGCAGCAAAAAGGCCACCAGCAGCACTGTTTGAATGGTGTTTTTGATCAGCTTAAACACCCAGCCAAACACCACGATCGCAATTACGATCGCCCCCAGTACAATCAGCAGCTCCACGGGTGCCCTCCTATCCCATCGAAACGACAGTGGCTGAGGTCAACGACTCGCTGACGCTGGTGGCCTCGGCCCTGGCCCACTGGTCGGCGGCGAGAATGTCGGCCAGCACCGGCTGAGTCACATTGTGAGAACGGTGGCGATCGCACACCCCCTCGATCACCTTGGGAATTTCTAAGAAGTGAATCTTCTCGTCTAAAAATAGCGCCACCGCCTGCTCGTTGGCGGCGTTGAGCACAGCGGTCATCGTCCCGCCCGCGCGCCCAGCGGCGTAGGCCAAATCCATACAGGGGTATTTGGCGTGGTCAGGCTCACGGAAGGTGAGGTCGCCCGCTTTGACTAGATCAAGCGGTTCCCAGTCGGTGTAGATGCGATCGGGCCAGGAGAGGGCATAGAGCAGCGGCAGACGCATATCGGGCCAGCCCAGCTGAGCCAGCACCGACGTATCTTGCAGCTCAATCAGCGAGTGAATAATGCTTTGGGGATGGATGACGATGTCGATGCGATCGTAGTCCATACCGAACAAATAGTGGGCCTCGATCACCTCTAAACCCTTGTTCATCAGCGTGGCAGAATCCACCGTGATCTTGCGGCCCATCGACCAGTTGGGGTGCTTGAGGGCATCGGCCACCGTCACCTGGGCCAGCTTCTCCACTGGCCAGTCGCGAAAGGCACCACCAGAAGCCGTGAGCAAGATCCGCCGCAGGCCATCCTTGGGCACCCCCTGAAGGCATTGGAAAATCGCAGAGTGCTCGGAGTCGGCGGGTAACAGCTTGACGCCATGCTTTTCCACCAGGGGCAACACAGCGGGGCCACCGGCAATCAGGGTTTCTTTGTTGGCCAGGGCGATGTCTTTGCCCGCCTCGATCGCCGCCAGGGTCGGCAGCAGCCCGGCACAGCCAACAATGCCAGTCACTACAGCCTCCGCGTCACCGTAGCGGGCCACTTCCACAATGCCGTCATCGCCCGCAAGCAGCTGAGGCATAGGATCGAGACCAGCTAGGGCGTCGCGCAGTTCACCCAGCTTGTCGGGATTGCAGATGGCGACGATCTCGGGCTTAAACTGGCGCACCTGTTGGGCCAGCAGCTCCACATTGTTCCCTGCGGCAATACCCACTAGGCGGAACTGGTCGGGGTGGTGCTCCAAAATATCGAGGGTCTGGGTACCGATAGACCCAGTTGATCCAAGCAGGGTGATGGCTTTCACAGCAATCCTCAGGGTGGGTGAACGCTATCTTTAAGAATCCCACGACGGGGGCCATGGCCCA from Nodosilinea sp. FACHB-141 carries:
- the purU gene encoding formyltetrahydrofolate deformylase, producing the protein MSSPTAILLFSCPDQKGLVAKIANFIYANGGNILHADQHRDPEAGLFLSRLEWELEGFNLPREIIGAAFGAIAQPLGATWQLHFSDAVPRLSIWVSHQDHCLLDLLWRHKAGEFKAEIPLIVSNHPHLKPVADQFGIAFEHLPMTKDTKAEQEQRQLELLKEYNIDLVVLAKYMQVLSSDFLNQYDRVINIHHSFLPAFMGANPYQRAFRRGVKIIGATAHYVTSDLDEGPIIEQDVVRISHRDDVKELIRKGKDVERIVLARAVRLHLQNRTLVYGNRTVVFA
- a CDS encoding DUF4160 domain-containing protein — protein: MPTVLQVGPYSFIFFSSDRGEPAHIHVKRDRQIAKFWLSPVTLEKNRGFKDYELNKIAEIVEENQDILLEAWHDYFSS
- a CDS encoding DUF2442 domain-containing protein, which translates into the protein MTTLVLETEPLATAVVIDHEKLVVELADGRSLAIPLDWYPRLLHGSSQERNDWQLLGDGYAIEWPQLDEHIGTEGLLAGRRSSESQRSLARWLAARQA
- the dxr gene encoding 1-deoxy-D-xylulose-5-phosphate reductoisomerase, whose product is MKAITLLGSTGSIGTQTLDILEHHPDQFRLVGIAAGNNVELLAQQVRQFKPEIVAICNPDKLGELRDALAGLDPMPQLLAGDDGIVEVARYGDAEAVVTGIVGCAGLLPTLAAIEAGKDIALANKETLIAGGPAVLPLVEKHGVKLLPADSEHSAIFQCLQGVPKDGLRRILLTASGGAFRDWPVEKLAQVTVADALKHPNWSMGRKITVDSATLMNKGLEVIEAHYLFGMDYDRIDIVIHPQSIIHSLIELQDTSVLAQLGWPDMRLPLLYALSWPDRIYTDWEPLDLVKAGDLTFREPDHAKYPCMDLAYAAGRAGGTMTAVLNAANEQAVALFLDEKIHFLEIPKVIEGVCDRHRSHNVTQPVLADILAADQWARAEATSVSESLTSATVVSMG